One part of the bacterium genome encodes these proteins:
- a CDS encoding cyclic nucleotide-binding domain-containing protein, whose amino-acid sequence MPHLTLIRDARLFMRRPELRDELSDARYARHLAPYELLRAACPADYVMRLGRARVTEFLPDGREVTRAVLQSGSCFTTREEAGGGDSSYPLDRTTVMALGDAELWRLPAGTFDELNIG is encoded by the coding sequence ATGCCACACCTGACCCTCATCCGCGACGCCCGCCTCTTCATGCGCCGCCCCGAGCTGCGCGACGAACTGTCCGACGCCCGCTACGCGCGCCACCTCGCCCCGTACGAGCTGCTGCGCGCGGCCTGCCCGGCAGACTACGTGATGCGACTGGGCCGGGCGCGGGTGACCGAGTTCCTGCCCGACGGACGCGAGGTGACGCGCGCGGTCCTGCAGTCCGGTTCGTGCTTCACGACCCGGGAGGAGGCGGGCGGCGGCGACTCCTCTTATCCTCTGGACCGTACGACCGTAATGGCCCTGGGCGACGCCGAGCTCTGGCGCCTGCCCGCGGGCACCTTCGACGAGCTGAACATCGGCTGA